Proteins co-encoded in one Acidovorax sp. 69 genomic window:
- a CDS encoding carbohydrate ABC transporter permease, translating to MTAKPSLLPSVGRLLVYAVLALATAFFLLPLYAMLVTSFKDADEIRSTSLLALPAALNWSAWGSAWSSACTGVDCNGLRPFFWNSVSMAVPAVMVSTVWGALNGYVLSLWKFRGSDALFGMLLFGVFMPFQVVLLPMSQVLGWLGLSSSITGLVMVHCLAGLAGTTLFFRNYYAAIPKELVNAARMDGASFFQIFWRIVLPLSTPIIMVTLIWQFTNIWNDFLFGVVFSGTESKPVTVGLNNLANTSSSVKAYNVDMAAAIIAGLPTMVIYVLAGKFFVRGLTAGAVKG from the coding sequence ATGACCGCTAAGCCTTCTCTTCTCCCTTCCGTAGGCCGCCTGTTGGTCTACGCGGTGCTGGCGCTGGCCACCGCCTTTTTCTTGTTGCCGCTGTACGCGATGCTGGTCACGTCCTTCAAGGACGCTGACGAAATCCGCAGCACGTCGTTGCTGGCCTTGCCTGCGGCGCTGAACTGGTCGGCCTGGGGCTCTGCGTGGTCTTCTGCCTGCACGGGTGTGGATTGCAACGGCCTGCGCCCCTTCTTCTGGAACTCCGTGTCCATGGCCGTGCCGGCCGTGATGGTCTCTACCGTGTGGGGCGCGCTCAATGGCTACGTGCTCAGCCTGTGGAAGTTTCGCGGCAGCGATGCGCTGTTCGGCATGCTGCTGTTCGGCGTGTTCATGCCCTTCCAGGTGGTGCTGCTGCCCATGAGCCAGGTGCTGGGCTGGCTGGGGTTGTCCAGCTCCATCACCGGCCTGGTGATGGTGCATTGCCTGGCCGGCCTGGCGGGCACCACGCTGTTCTTTCGCAACTATTACGCGGCCATCCCCAAGGAGCTGGTGAACGCAGCGCGCATGGATGGCGCGAGCTTCTTTCAGATCTTCTGGCGCATCGTGCTGCCGCTGTCCACGCCCATCATCATGGTCACGCTGATCTGGCAGTTCACCAACATCTGGAACGACTTCCTGTTTGGTGTGGTGTTCTCGGGCACCGAGTCCAAGCCGGTAACGGTGGGCCTGAACAATCTGGCCAACACCAGCAGCAGCGTGAAGGCCTACAACGTCGACATGGCCGCGGCCATCATCGCGGGCCTGCCGACCATGGTGATCTACGTTCTTGCAGGCAAGTTTTTTGTGCGCGGCCTCACGGCTGGCGCAGTCAAGGGTTAA
- a CDS encoding carbohydrate ABC transporter permease, which translates to MTTKNSFESWLPKLVVAPAFVLGFAFIYGLMVWNGVLSFTVSRMLPNYEWAGLAQYEKLWEMDRWWVALKNLGIFGVGYVGGSLAIGVVLAVLLDQKIRAEGALRTIYLYPMALSFVVTGTAWKWLLNPGLGIEKMVRDWGFPNFEFGWLVDTEMAIYCVVIAGIWQSAGFAMALFLAGLRGIDDSIIKAAQVDGASLPRIYWRIVLPALRPVFFSTLMVLSHLAIKSFDLVMALTAGGPGFATDVPATFMYTMSFSRGQIGLGAASATMMLATVAALVIPYLYSELRSKPHDR; encoded by the coding sequence ATGACGACCAAGAACTCCTTCGAATCCTGGCTGCCCAAGTTGGTCGTCGCACCCGCTTTTGTGCTGGGCTTTGCCTTCATCTACGGCCTGATGGTGTGGAACGGTGTGCTCAGCTTCACCGTGTCGCGCATGTTGCCCAACTACGAATGGGCCGGGCTTGCTCAGTACGAAAAACTCTGGGAGATGGACCGCTGGTGGGTCGCCCTCAAGAACCTGGGCATTTTTGGCGTGGGCTACGTGGGCGGCTCGCTCGCCATTGGCGTGGTGCTGGCGGTGTTGCTGGACCAGAAGATCCGTGCCGAAGGCGCGCTGCGCACCATCTACCTGTACCCCATGGCCCTGTCGTTCGTGGTTACCGGCACGGCCTGGAAGTGGCTGCTCAACCCGGGCCTTGGCATCGAAAAAATGGTGCGCGACTGGGGCTTTCCCAACTTTGAATTCGGCTGGCTGGTGGACACCGAGATGGCCATCTACTGCGTGGTGATCGCGGGCATCTGGCAAAGCGCGGGTTTTGCGATGGCGCTGTTCCTGGCGGGCCTTCGCGGCATCGACGACAGCATCATCAAGGCGGCGCAGGTCGATGGCGCCTCGCTGCCGCGCATTTACTGGCGTATCGTGCTGCCCGCGCTGCGGCCCGTGTTCTTTTCCACGCTCATGGTGCTGTCGCACCTGGCCATCAAGAGCTTTGACCTGGTGATGGCGCTCACGGCCGGAGGCCCCGGCTTTGCCACCGATGTGCCCGCCACGTTCATGTACACCATGTCCTTCTCGCGGGGCCAGATCGGCCTGGGTGCCGCCAGTGCCACCATGATGCTGGCCACCGTGGCGGCCCTGGTCATCCCCTACCTGTACAGCGAATTGCGCAGCAAACCCCATGACCGCTAA
- a CDS encoding carbohydrate porin, whose translation MDVAGFEFNGYSRGGPVFNHSDGVKGNLALGGELQKYRLGNEGDNGIEVNFAKGFEAGGIQWKVNYMPAKWGSGDISTEQAFVEMSGFSFSPEAKFWVGQRRLRIQDVHIVDYFLLNYGDNIGAGVTEVPVGGMKLGVGVFSGDKFDGGLPSNVKAHRINADLSEINTNPGGKLRVLLTAVGGKNQVGGASGSGISLMHTQKEFLLPSISNTLYLQTSRGHARIDGEFEAIEGTSAGKRATRIADSINWQSGPFGGQALIGYQTNKADLTGVETKDFSLGGRGSYAFTKNFKGLAEVSTTTRKGSGPDQRLSKVTLAGALALSEDFWSRPELRLYVTKANWNQAAAVANAGSFGANGKTSRTLVGVQYEVWW comes from the coding sequence ATGGACGTAGCAGGCTTTGAGTTCAACGGCTACTCACGGGGTGGCCCGGTGTTCAACCACTCCGACGGCGTCAAGGGCAACCTGGCGCTGGGCGGCGAGCTGCAGAAATACCGCCTGGGCAACGAAGGCGACAACGGCATCGAAGTCAACTTTGCCAAGGGCTTCGAAGCCGGTGGCATCCAGTGGAAGGTCAACTACATGCCCGCCAAGTGGGGCAGTGGGGACATCAGCACCGAGCAGGCCTTTGTGGAAATGAGCGGCTTCTCGTTCTCGCCCGAAGCCAAGTTCTGGGTGGGCCAGCGCCGCCTGCGCATCCAGGACGTGCACATTGTTGATTACTTTTTGCTGAACTACGGCGACAACATCGGCGCCGGTGTGACGGAAGTGCCTGTGGGTGGCATGAAGCTGGGTGTGGGGGTGTTCTCGGGCGACAAGTTCGATGGTGGCCTGCCGAGCAACGTGAAGGCGCACCGTATCAATGCCGACCTGTCCGAGATCAACACCAACCCCGGCGGCAAGCTGCGGGTGCTGCTGACGGCAGTGGGTGGCAAGAACCAGGTGGGCGGCGCCTCGGGCTCGGGCATCTCCTTGATGCACACGCAAAAAGAGTTCCTGCTGCCCAGTATCAGCAACACGCTGTACCTGCAGACATCGCGCGGCCATGCCCGTATCGACGGCGAGTTCGAGGCGATCGAGGGCACGAGCGCGGGCAAGCGCGCCACCCGCATTGCCGACTCCATCAACTGGCAAAGCGGCCCGTTTGGTGGCCAGGCACTCATTGGTTACCAGACCAACAAAGCCGACCTGACCGGCGTGGAGACCAAGGACTTCTCGCTGGGCGGCCGTGGCTCGTACGCCTTCACGAAGAACTTCAAGGGCCTCGCTGAAGTGTCCACCACCACCCGCAAAGGCTCCGGGCCTGACCAGCGCCTGAGCAAGGTCACGCTGGCAGGCGCCCTGGCCCTGTCGGAAGACTTCTGGTCGCGCCCCGAGCTGCGTCTGTACGTGACCAAGGCCAACTGGAACCAGGCCGCGGCGGTGGCCAACGCAGGCAGCTTCGGCGCCAATGGCAAGACTTCTCGCACGCTGGTGGGTGTGCAATATGAAGTGTGGTGGTGA
- a CDS encoding ABC transporter substrate-binding protein encodes MWKMTKIAALAVGMVAAMSASAGEVEVLHYWTSGGEAKSVAELKKIMQGKGHTWRDFAVAGGGGDSAMTVLKSRVISGNPPSAAQTKGPAIQEWASEGVLANMDTLAKAEKWDDLLPKVVADVMKYKGAYVAAPVNVHRVNWMWGSSEALKKAGVTAMPKTWDEFFAAADKLKAAGLVPVAHGGQNWQDFTTFESVVLGVGGRKFYQDALVKLDDKAINSDTMKKSLETFRRIKSYTDPGAPGRDWNLATAMLIQGKAGFQLMGDWAKGEFLAANKVPGKDFLCAAAPGTTTSYTFNVDSFILFKLKDAAAQKAQSDLASAIMSPAFQEVFNLNKGSIPVRAGQPMDKFDDCAKASAKDFVDTAKSGSLLPSVAHGMAIAPATEGAIKDVVSQFWNDDKVSVADAVKKIATAAKTK; translated from the coding sequence ATGTGGAAGATGACAAAGATCGCCGCATTGGCGGTGGGAATGGTGGCAGCGATGTCGGCCAGCGCCGGGGAGGTCGAGGTCCTGCACTACTGGACTTCGGGCGGCGAAGCCAAGTCGGTGGCTGAACTCAAGAAGATCATGCAGGGCAAGGGCCACACCTGGCGCGACTTTGCGGTGGCCGGCGGTGGTGGCGACAGTGCCATGACCGTGCTCAAGAGCCGTGTGATCTCGGGCAACCCGCCATCGGCCGCGCAGACCAAGGGCCCCGCCATCCAGGAATGGGCATCCGAAGGCGTGCTGGCGAACATGGACACCCTGGCCAAGGCCGAGAAGTGGGACGACCTGCTTCCCAAGGTCGTTGCCGATGTCATGAAGTACAAGGGCGCCTACGTGGCTGCTCCGGTCAATGTGCACCGCGTCAACTGGATGTGGGGCAGCTCCGAAGCCCTGAAGAAGGCCGGCGTGACCGCCATGCCCAAGACCTGGGACGAGTTCTTTGCCGCCGCCGACAAGCTCAAGGCCGCAGGTCTGGTGCCCGTGGCCCATGGCGGCCAGAACTGGCAGGACTTCACCACCTTCGAATCGGTGGTGCTCGGCGTGGGTGGCCGCAAGTTCTACCAGGACGCCCTGGTCAAGCTCGACGACAAGGCCATCAACAGCGACACCATGAAGAAGTCGCTGGAGACCTTCCGCCGCATCAAGTCGTACACCGATCCTGGCGCCCCGGGCCGCGACTGGAACCTGGCCACGGCCATGCTGATCCAGGGCAAGGCAGGCTTTCAGCTGATGGGTGACTGGGCCAAGGGTGAGTTCCTGGCCGCGAACAAGGTGCCAGGCAAAGACTTCCTGTGTGCAGCCGCACCGGGCACGACCACGTCGTACACCTTCAACGTCGACTCGTTCATTTTGTTCAAGCTCAAGGACGCAGCGGCCCAGAAGGCGCAGAGCGACCTGGCCAGCGCCATCATGAGTCCGGCGTTCCAGGAGGTCTTCAACCTGAACAAGGGCTCGATTCCCGTGCGCGCCGGCCAGCCGATGGACAAGTTTGACGATTGCGCCAAGGCATCCGCCAAGGACTTTGTCGACACCGCCAAAAGCGGCAGCCTGCTGCCCAGCGTGGCCCACGGCATGGCGATTGCGCCCGCCACGGAAGGCGCCATCAAAGACGTTGTCAGCCAGTTCTGGAATGACGACAAGGTCAGCGTGGCCGATGCGGTGAAAAAGATCGCGACCGCCGCCAAGACCAAGTAA
- a CDS encoding response regulator transcription factor — protein sequence MATILIVEDDALLLDALTGQLQQLEFSVCTASSVAEATALLQTQAVDGIILDLGLPGADGMELLTWARTHIAGLPVLILTARDGVEDRIHGLNAGADDYITKPFNMQELQARLQAMLRRARQPAFTQASSATGSASSTIGPLVLDHASHSAALNGDLLELTQREWELLELLVHRCGEVVTRDDVLAAWRASPPSPGRRLRP from the coding sequence ATGGCCACGATATTGATTGTTGAAGATGATGCGCTGCTTCTGGACGCATTGACGGGGCAGTTGCAGCAGCTGGAATTCAGCGTCTGTACGGCCTCCAGCGTGGCCGAGGCCACGGCCCTGCTGCAGACGCAGGCGGTGGACGGCATCATCCTGGACCTGGGCCTTCCCGGCGCCGATGGCATGGAGCTTCTGACCTGGGCACGCACCCACATTGCCGGACTTCCGGTGCTGATTCTCACCGCACGCGACGGGGTCGAGGACCGCATTCATGGCCTCAACGCCGGAGCCGATGACTACATCACCAAGCCCTTCAACATGCAAGAGTTGCAGGCCCGCCTGCAGGCGATGCTGCGCCGCGCACGGCAGCCCGCCTTTACGCAGGCCAGCAGTGCCACGGGGAGTGCCAGCAGCACCATCGGCCCCCTGGTGCTGGACCACGCCAGCCATTCGGCCGCCCTCAATGGCGACCTGCTGGAACTGACGCAGCGTGAATGGGAGCTGCTGGAGTTGCTGGTGCACCGCTGCGGCGAAGTCGTCACACGCGATGACGTGCTGGCGGCCTGGCGCGCCAGCCCCCCGAGCCCGGGCAGACGGCTGCGGCCTTGA
- a CDS encoding helix-turn-helix domain-containing protein: MNSNALEVYVHRLRKKLDVSNLVIRNIRGLGYMLAKPAE, from the coding sequence TTGAACTCCAATGCGCTGGAGGTGTATGTGCACCGCCTGCGTAAAAAGCTGGACGTGTCGAACCTGGTCATCCGCAACATCCGGGGGCTGGGCTACATGCTGGCCAAACCAGCGGAATAG
- a CDS encoding sensor histidine kinase, with amino-acid sequence MRPIPGVSLQRKLLLWLLLPQLVLWLSGGFLAWRIALQNGEKGIDQTLTQSVRALARQIKPIGDGLLVDFPKAAQDILEQDPADRITYMVSSPPGRFLLGNAQLPPPPPIDVAVGEAFLYQARVDDKPVRVALLDVDYGTAQTRQRLRVQVAQSLTVRERIAQELLAQMLIPMGLMGLALSALVYAGVLRGLQPLKRLEAQIEQAGARPHGANNPLPPIELTSAPQEVHSLASTINRLLDAVARGQQKEKRFLNDAAHQLRTPLAGLIGQTELALHESHEPAVQARLHKVLSAAQRSAHLVHQLLQLARSESTVDLQTIDLAALAREVAREWAARALAQGMDLGYEGDEQLTVQGQPLLLREALNNLIDNALHYAGSGATVTVRVTTAPSHKAMLVVEDDGPGVPPEHLTDLFARFWRGSDKAGGCGLGLSIVKGIAQRHGGDTLAEPLVPHGLRVGLQIPLP; translated from the coding sequence ATGCGCCCGATTCCCGGTGTCTCCCTGCAACGCAAGCTGCTGCTGTGGCTGTTGCTGCCACAACTGGTGCTGTGGCTTTCCGGCGGCTTCCTGGCCTGGCGCATTGCGTTGCAGAACGGCGAAAAAGGCATCGACCAGACACTGACCCAATCGGTGCGCGCGCTGGCCCGGCAGATCAAGCCGATTGGCGACGGGCTGCTGGTGGACTTCCCCAAGGCCGCGCAGGACATCCTGGAGCAGGACCCGGCGGACCGTATCACCTACATGGTGTCGTCGCCGCCTGGTCGTTTCTTGCTGGGCAACGCCCAACTACCGCCGCCGCCGCCCATCGATGTGGCCGTGGGCGAGGCGTTTTTGTACCAGGCGCGGGTGGACGACAAACCCGTGCGGGTCGCCCTGCTGGACGTGGACTACGGCACCGCCCAGACTCGCCAGCGCTTGCGTGTGCAAGTGGCCCAGAGCCTCACGGTGCGCGAGCGCATTGCGCAGGAACTGCTGGCGCAGATGCTGATTCCCATGGGCCTCATGGGGCTGGCGCTGAGTGCGCTGGTGTATGCGGGCGTGCTGCGCGGGCTGCAGCCGCTCAAGCGCCTGGAGGCGCAGATCGAACAGGCCGGCGCCCGCCCCCACGGCGCCAATAACCCACTGCCCCCGATCGAGCTGACCTCCGCCCCCCAAGAGGTGCATTCGCTGGCCAGCACCATCAACCGCCTTCTTGATGCCGTGGCCCGGGGCCAACAAAAGGAAAAACGCTTTCTGAACGACGCCGCGCACCAGTTGCGCACGCCCCTCGCGGGCCTGATCGGACAGACTGAGCTGGCCCTGCACGAAAGCCACGAACCCGCCGTGCAGGCGCGCCTGCACAAGGTGCTGTCGGCCGCGCAGCGCAGCGCCCACCTGGTGCACCAGCTGCTGCAACTGGCGCGTTCGGAGTCCACCGTCGACCTGCAGACCATTGACCTGGCTGCCCTGGCCCGCGAAGTGGCGCGCGAATGGGCAGCACGCGCCCTGGCGCAGGGCATGGACCTGGGGTACGAAGGTGATGAACAGCTCACGGTACAAGGACAACCGCTGCTGCTGCGCGAGGCCCTTAACAACCTGATCGACAACGCGCTGCACTATGCGGGCTCCGGCGCCACCGTTACGGTGCGGGTGACCACAGCACCCAGCCACAAGGCCATGCTGGTGGTAGAAGACGATGGCCCCGGCGTGCCACCCGAGCACCTCACCGATCTGTTTGCGCGCTTCTGGCGCGGATCCGACAAGGCCGGAGGTTGCGGTCTGGGCTTGTCCATCGTCAAGGGCATTGCACAACGGCACGGTGGTGACACCCTCGCCGAGCCCTTGGTGCCCCACGGCCTGCGCGTGGGACTGCAGATACCGCTGCCATAA
- the tal gene encoding transaldolase: MNQLDALKQFTTVVADTGDFKQLAQFQPQDATTNPSLILKAVQKPEYAPLMHDTVAQFKGRPMDEIIDRLLVRFGREILATIPGRVSTEVDARLSFDTSATVTRAERIIELYQAEGIHIDRVLIKIAATWEGIKAAEKLERKGIHTNLTLLFSFAQAVACGDAKVQLISPFVGRIYDWYKKQAGAQWDEAARSGANDPGVLSVTQIFNHYKRFGVATEVMGASFRNVGQITALAGCDLLTIAPELLAQLAASNAPLQPALNAEAARQLDLPAVNYDEAGFRYALNEDAMATEKLAEGIRAFAVDAVKLEKLILAA, translated from the coding sequence ATGAACCAACTCGACGCCCTCAAACAGTTCACCACCGTGGTTGCCGACACTGGCGACTTCAAACAACTGGCGCAGTTCCAGCCCCAAGATGCCACCACCAACCCTTCGTTGATCTTGAAGGCCGTGCAAAAGCCCGAGTACGCACCGCTGATGCATGACACGGTTGCGCAATTCAAGGGCCGTCCGATGGACGAGATCATTGACCGCCTGCTGGTGCGTTTCGGTCGCGAGATCCTGGCCACCATCCCGGGCCGCGTCTCCACCGAAGTGGATGCCCGCCTGAGCTTCGACACCAGTGCGACCGTCACCCGCGCGGAGCGCATCATTGAGTTGTATCAGGCCGAAGGCATTCACATCGACCGCGTGCTCATCAAGATCGCTGCCACCTGGGAGGGCATCAAGGCCGCCGAAAAGCTGGAGCGCAAGGGCATCCACACCAACCTCACGCTGCTGTTCTCGTTCGCGCAGGCCGTGGCCTGCGGTGATGCCAAGGTGCAGCTCATCTCCCCGTTTGTGGGTCGCATTTACGATTGGTACAAGAAGCAGGCGGGTGCCCAGTGGGACGAGGCCGCCCGCAGCGGCGCCAATGACCCGGGCGTCTTGTCGGTCACGCAGATCTTCAACCACTACAAGCGTTTCGGTGTTGCCACCGAGGTGATGGGTGCGAGCTTTCGCAATGTGGGCCAGATCACGGCCCTGGCGGGCTGTGACCTGCTGACCATTGCGCCCGAGCTGCTGGCCCAGCTGGCTGCGAGCAATGCTCCACTGCAGCCTGCACTCAACGCCGAGGCTGCGCGCCAGCTGGACCTGCCGGCCGTCAATTACGACGAGGCCGGATTCCGCTACGCACTCAATGAAGATGCCATGGCCACGGAGAAGCTGGCTGAAGGCATTCGCGCCTTTGCCGTCGATGCGGTGAAGCTGGAAAAACTGATCCTTGCGGCCTGA
- a CDS encoding ABC transporter ATP-binding protein — MNHSGAGIVFRNITKRYGADSNAALAVKGISFEVPRGTLTTILGPSGCGKTTTLRMIAGLESPTAGEIFIGGKDVTTLGPAQRNVSMMFQSYALFPHMNVAENVMYGLRMSGQPKDVARTKAVEALRGVGLVGFDDRLPSELSGGQQQRVALARALVLEPEVLLFDEPLSNLDARLRREMREEIRALQQRLSLTVAYVTHDQAEAMAVSDQIIVMNQGLIAQKGTPRELYETPRSEFVAGFMGEAMLFPATAQADGSVLLGPLVLRPRAVVRSGPVKVAVRPEAWRIARRGEGLVPARLAKSAYLGAVHEYTFDTALGRIFVVSSDLDDVLAVGDDVLLGLGVHGVSVVGSTDGAQADAE; from the coding sequence ATGAACCACAGCGGCGCGGGCATTGTGTTCCGCAACATCACCAAGCGCTACGGCGCCGATAGCAACGCGGCCTTGGCCGTCAAGGGCATCAGCTTTGAGGTGCCGCGCGGCACGTTGACCACCATCCTGGGGCCATCGGGCTGCGGCAAAACCACCACGCTGCGCATGATCGCGGGGCTCGAATCGCCCACAGCGGGCGAGATATTCATCGGTGGCAAGGATGTGACCACGCTCGGCCCCGCGCAGCGCAATGTGAGCATGATGTTCCAGAGCTACGCGCTGTTCCCGCACATGAACGTGGCCGAAAACGTGATGTACGGCCTGCGCATGTCGGGCCAGCCCAAGGACGTGGCGCGCACCAAGGCAGTAGAGGCCTTGCGCGGCGTGGGTCTGGTGGGCTTTGACGACCGCCTGCCCAGCGAGCTGTCGGGCGGCCAGCAGCAGCGGGTGGCATTGGCCCGCGCTTTGGTGCTGGAGCCCGAGGTGCTGCTGTTTGACGAGCCTTTGTCCAACCTGGACGCGCGCCTGCGCCGAGAGATGCGCGAGGAGATTCGGGCGCTGCAGCAGCGCCTGTCGCTCACGGTGGCTTATGTCACGCACGACCAGGCCGAGGCGATGGCCGTGAGCGACCAGATCATTGTGATGAATCAGGGGCTCATCGCGCAAAAAGGCACGCCACGCGAGTTGTACGAAACCCCGCGCAGCGAGTTTGTGGCCGGCTTCATGGGCGAGGCCATGTTGTTCCCTGCGACCGCGCAAGCCGATGGCTCGGTCTTGCTGGGGCCGCTGGTGCTGCGACCGCGCGCGGTGGTCCGCAGTGGCCCGGTCAAGGTCGCGGTGCGGCCCGAGGCCTGGCGCATTGCACGCCGTGGCGAAGGGCTTGTGCCCGCTCGGCTGGCCAAGTCGGCCTATCTGGGCGCGGTGCACGAATACACCTTTGACACAGCGCTGGGCCGCATTTTTGTGGTGTCCTCCGACCTCGACGATGTGCTGGCGGTGGGTGACGATGTGCTGCTGGGCCTGGGGGTGCATGGCGTATCGGTGGTTGGTAGTACCGATGGGGCGCAGGCCGATGCGGAATAA